One Campylobacter pinnipediorum subsp. caledonicus genomic window carries:
- a CDS encoding Bax inhibitor-1/YccA family protein — protein sequence MSLYDRDCARSNEYEQSYAQSSLSTFIKQTYQLFAASLLSATAGAYTGIYFLAATLIQNKILFWGLVIVEFALLFGLMAAKRKAGLNTILLFAFTFISGLTLTPLLYMVLNLPSGASIVAQAFMLTTVAFGGLSIFAMNTKRDFTTMGKMLFIAVIVLIVAGLINIFLGSPIMQLAISSIAAIVFSAFILYDTQNIIKGNYETPVEGAVALYLDFLNLFTSLLQILGILGRDE from the coding sequence ATGAGTCTATATGATAGAGATTGTGCTAGGTCTAACGAATACGAACAAAGTTATGCACAAAGTTCGCTTAGTACATTTATAAAGCAAACATATCAGTTATTTGCAGCTTCTTTACTGTCAGCAACAGCAGGCGCTTATACTGGTATATACTTTTTAGCGGCTACTTTGATACAAAATAAAATATTATTTTGGGGATTGGTTATAGTTGAGTTTGCTTTGTTGTTTGGTTTAATGGCAGCTAAGAGAAAAGCTGGGTTAAACACCATATTGCTATTTGCATTTACATTTATAAGCGGTCTTACGCTTACGCCTTTGCTTTATATGGTTTTAAATCTTCCGAGCGGAGCCAGCATAGTAGCGCAAGCATTTATGCTAACAACAGTAGCTTTTGGTGGACTAAGCATTTTTGCGATGAATACAAAAAGAGATTTTACGACAATGGGTAAAATGCTTTTCATAGCAGTTATAGTTCTTATAGTTGCAGGACTTATTAATATATTTTTAGGAAGCCCTATAATGCAGCTTGCTATATCTAGTATTGCAGCTATAGTTTTTAGTGCATTTATATTATATGATACACAAAATATTATCAAAGGTAACTACGAAACACCAGTTGAAGGTGCTGTCGCTTTATATTTA
- a CDS encoding carbonic anhydrase has protein sequence MESLLERAVNFMEEGFLEHRDLFESLSNTQNPKVLFVSCADSRVDPNLITKSLPGDLFTIRNIANIVPAYRVSDEFLATTSAIEYALSVLNIKTIIVCGHSNCGGCKALYEDDSKFSSSPNFKSWIKIMQPIKNKVIAFGTKDPAKRGWLTERLNVINSIQNLLTYPNVEDEYNAGELEIYGWHYIIETGEIFSYDLKKGSFELLSTK, from the coding sequence ATGGAATCATTGCTCGAGCGAGCCGTTAACTTTATGGAAGAAGGTTTTTTGGAACATAGGGATCTTTTTGAAAGTTTAAGCAACACGCAAAATCCAAAAGTTTTATTTGTATCCTGCGCTGATTCTAGAGTTGATCCAAATTTAATAACAAAAAGCCTACCAGGAGATTTATTTACAATAAGAAACATAGCCAATATAGTCCCAGCTTATCGAGTAAGTGATGAGTTTTTAGCAACTACTTCGGCTATAGAATATGCTTTGTCTGTATTAAATATTAAAACAATTATTGTTTGTGGACACTCCAATTGTGGTGGATGCAAGGCTTTGTACGAGGATGACTCAAAATTTAGTAGCTCTCCAAATTTTAAAAGCTGGATAAAAATCATGCAGCCTATTAAAAATAAAGTAATAGCATTTGGCACGAAAGATCCAGCCAAAAGAGGTTGGCTAACAGAAAGATTAAATGTTATAAACTCTATACAAAATTTACTAACATACCCAAATGTTGAAGATGAGTATAACGCAGGTGAACTAGAAATTTATGGTTGGCATTACATAATAGAAACCGGAGAGATTTTTAGTTATGATTTAAAAAAAGGAAGTTTTGAGCTTCTAAGTACTAAATAA
- a CDS encoding mechanosensitive ion channel family protein produces the protein MYKILRFFVVFTLFFSFLKAADIKSTDIINAFNDLNRINSQIYILTLDLNSTDSNSLSSLNVKKNKIISDLPNYILKTEFSKKDLNKFENKKVVLQKNMLTYSKNKSSDGYAKNFIELKQVEIEEILFKNIFEVAQLLKSGSKSSEIRNLLENSIIELNVNSYTDSSAYGVQHSEALHDIKIQKQTAEEILSYLKNNVELLSSSFALNELNLNTGIDYINNMIPIHIRYLNFGKIILIVFIFGFFVSLTRLLSKFTFWFLTLFLPKGVHSDAMKDQILKIIKRPIATILIAYALKICASVGYYPLPMPLNIINFFNIFYTVLICWLVITALNGYGMFVISEIAKKSGRKEVVNLIIKIVNFIIIIIALLLVLSRLGFDISAIIASLGIGGLAVAFAAKDIIANFFASVMLLFDNSFSQDDFIVCGNIEGTIVEIGLRKTTIRSFDNALISVPNSTLTNEPIINWSRRKIGRIINITIGLTYDSTPDSLKKCIADIKDMLAVHPDISREDNGGSLSSNSHLRFRKNIVSIDELAGCKSDIYVALNTLNSSSIDIAIICYTKAVGKLEYMKVREDVIFKIMDIVANNGLDFAFPSQSLYFQNQPEVKN, from the coding sequence ATGTATAAAATTTTAAGATTTTTTGTTGTTTTTACTCTGTTTTTTTCTTTTTTAAAAGCCGCCGATATAAAATCAACGGATATAATTAATGCATTTAATGATTTAAATAGGATAAATTCACAGATTTATATTTTAACGCTTGATTTAAATTCAACCGATTCAAACAGTCTAAGTAGTCTTAATGTGAAAAAAAATAAAATAATTAGCGATTTGCCAAATTATATACTTAAAACAGAATTTTCAAAAAAAGATTTAAATAAATTTGAGAACAAAAAAGTTGTTCTTCAAAAAAATATGCTTACTTATAGTAAAAATAAAAGTAGTGATGGTTATGCAAAGAATTTTATAGAACTCAAACAAGTGGAGATTGAAGAGATACTTTTTAAAAATATTTTTGAGGTTGCGCAACTTTTAAAAAGTGGTTCAAAATCATCAGAAATAAGAAACTTGCTAGAAAATTCAATCATAGAGCTTAATGTTAATTCATATACTGATTCAAGTGCATATGGTGTTCAGCACAGCGAAGCCTTGCATGACATAAAGATACAAAAACAAACAGCTGAAGAGATATTGTCGTATCTTAAAAATAATGTTGAGCTTTTAAGTTCCAGTTTTGCATTAAATGAGCTAAATCTAAATACTGGGATTGATTATATAAATAATATGATACCTATTCATATTAGATATTTAAATTTTGGTAAAATAATTTTAATTGTTTTTATTTTTGGTTTTTTTGTATCACTTACAAGACTGCTGTCTAAATTTACTTTTTGGTTTTTAACCTTATTTTTACCAAAAGGGGTTCATTCTGATGCTATGAAGGACCAAATTTTAAAAATCATCAAAAGACCAATAGCGACTATACTTATAGCGTATGCCTTAAAAATTTGTGCTAGTGTCGGATACTATCCTCTACCAATGCCTTTAAATATCATAAACTTTTTCAATATATTTTACACAGTTCTTATATGTTGGCTTGTAATAACAGCTTTAAATGGTTATGGAATGTTTGTTATAAGCGAGATAGCAAAAAAAAGTGGTCGCAAAGAAGTAGTAAATTTAATTATAAAAATAGTAAATTTTATAATTATAATTATAGCCTTGCTTTTAGTTTTATCTCGTTTAGGATTTGACATCTCAGCCATAATAGCATCTTTGGGAATAGGTGGTTTGGCTGTTGCTTTTGCTGCAAAAGATATAATAGCAAACTTTTTTGCATCAGTTATGCTTTTGTTTGACAATTCATTTTCTCAAGATGATTTTATAGTTTGTGGAAATATTGAAGGAACTATTGTTGAAATAGGACTAAGAAAAACCACAATTAGAAGCTTTGATAACGCTCTTATATCTGTTCCAAATTCAACACTAACAAATGAGCCTATTATAAATTGGTCTCGCAGAAAAATAGGTCGTATTATAAACATCACCATAGGACTTACCTATGATTCAACTCCTGATAGTTTAAAAAAATGCATAGCTGATATAAAAGATATGCTCGCTGTTCATCCAGATATTTCAAGAGAGGATAATGGAGGTTCCTTAAGCTCAAATAGTCATTTGAGATTTAGAAAAAATATAGTTAGTATAGACGAGCTAGCTGGTTGCAAAAGTGATATTTATGTAGCACTAAATACCCTAAATAGTAGTTCTATAGATATAGCTATAATTTGTTACACAAAAGCGGTTGGAAAATTGGAATATATGAAAGTTAGAGAGGATGTTATATTTAAGATAATGGATATAGTTGCAAACAATGGACTAGATTTTGCTTTCCCTAGCCAGAGTTTGTATTTTCAAAACCAACCAGAAGTAAAAAATTAA
- a CDS encoding GGDEF domain-containing protein encodes MLSQKIIDRKISQNKYKSVEYIYKFIINILLVGHIISFVLLVIFDLGLSIYSLIVLIFSFYIKYKYNKKFQNLVSLWFHLNTLILSAIFTYKFGWNSGFWYFVFGLIFISYFCAFDNLIFTYSLSAFETIFIVSLYFFTKDKINPNIDATTYQIMYITCFTITFFIVFRMYLFASIITSQDYKSLIKEQLELEKISQYDQLTGILNRRSMQKLVEIDEEFIKQNRIKTNSVLLLGDIDDFKHINDTFGHIYGDKVIKDVSSALKNTFRKNDLVCRWGGEEFLIVLNDVNVEFIYDLSDRLLKNISLIKLPNNNPITMTFGMVVNLNSTSNSFEDNIKKADELLYKGKRDGKDKVKMKIIK; translated from the coding sequence ATGCTTAGTCAAAAAATTATAGATAGAAAAATAAGTCAAAATAAATACAAATCAGTAGAGTATATTTATAAATTTATAATAAATATACTCCTTGTAGGACATATAATATCTTTTGTTCTTCTTGTGATTTTTGACCTTGGTCTATCTATATATTCTCTTATCGTTCTAATTTTTTCTTTTTATATAAAATACAAATACAACAAAAAATTTCAAAATTTAGTTTCACTATGGTTTCACCTTAACACACTTATACTGTCTGCTATTTTTACATACAAATTTGGATGGAATAGTGGTTTTTGGTATTTTGTTTTTGGATTAATATTTATTAGTTATTTTTGTGCTTTTGATAATCTTATATTTACATATTCTTTATCTGCTTTTGAAACCATTTTTATAGTTTCTTTGTATTTTTTTACAAAAGACAAAATAAATCCAAATATCGATGCTACAACATATCAAATTATGTATATAACTTGTTTTACCATAACTTTTTTTATTGTTTTTAGAATGTATTTATTTGCCAGCATTATAACATCTCAAGATTACAAAAGTTTGATCAAAGAGCAGCTTGAATTAGAAAAAATTTCACAATATGACCAATTGACTGGAATTTTAAATAGGCGCAGCATGCAAAAACTTGTAGAAATAGATGAAGAATTTATAAAGCAAAATAGAATCAAAACTAATAGTGTATTATTGCTTGGCGATATAGATGATTTTAAACATATTAACGATACTTTTGGGCATATTTATGGAGATAAAGTTATTAAAGATGTCTCTAGTGCTCTTAAGAATACATTTAGAAAAAATGATTTAGTGTGTAGATGGGGAGGCGAAGAATTTTTGATAGTATTAAATGATGTTAATGTAGAGTTTATATATGATCTTTCAGATAGGCTTTTAAAAAATATTAGCCTAATCAAATTACCAAATAATAATCCCATAACCATGACATTTGGAATGGTTGTTAATTTAAATTCAACCTCTAATAGCTTTGAAGACAATATTAAAAAAGCAGATGAACTACTATATAAAGGAAAAAGAGACGGCAAAGATAAAGTTAAAATGAAGATAATAAAATGA
- a CDS encoding GGDEF domain-containing protein, with translation MSSSFTLTKDLYSKIEYILRITNILAFAIHASYFLIFLIMEQYILVTVNSFSIIIYLFIQAAYTNSPNNSKILLTLFQFEIIIHALICIMVLGWGYGFEMIFITFIITIFFVETSYKKVTYFLTFVQFVLFIICCLKFYDIAAKNTFWKDFCFIYNFIIMSFLAMVLSYMLEISNQVAYLNAQREKENIKNISNQDPLTKLSNRHSLQGFIKEYLSKDKQFILVLSDIDDFKKANDFYGHNVGDSILVHISSLLKNILREDDFLCRWGGEEFLIIMLDIDKNSALNVIKRAKNILNTTFVKHGDYEIKTTMTFGAVYHDKDEEFDIETMIKKADDLMYKGKKTGKNKILHDFK, from the coding sequence ATGAGTAGTTCATTTACTTTAACCAAAGATTTATATAGCAAAATAGAATACATTTTGAGAATAACAAATATTTTAGCTTTTGCTATCCATGCTTCATATTTTCTTATATTTTTAATAATGGAACAATATATATTAGTTACAGTAAATTCATTTTCTATTATTATATACTTGTTTATACAAGCAGCTTACACCAACTCTCCAAATAATTCAAAAATATTACTTACATTATTTCAATTTGAGATAATAATACATGCTTTAATTTGCATAATGGTTCTTGGCTGGGGATACGGATTTGAGATGATTTTTATAACTTTTATAATCACAATATTTTTTGTTGAAACTAGTTATAAAAAAGTTACATATTTTTTAACATTTGTTCAATTTGTTTTATTTATCATATGTTGTCTTAAATTTTATGATATCGCAGCAAAAAATACATTTTGGAAAGACTTTTGCTTTATCTATAATTTTATTATTATGTCATTTTTAGCAATGGTATTATCATATATGCTTGAAATTTCAAATCAAGTAGCATATCTAAATGCGCAAAGAGAAAAAGAGAATATAAAAAATATTTCAAACCAAGATCCACTAACAAAACTATCAAATAGACATTCTTTACAAGGTTTTATAAAAGAGTATTTGAGTAAAGATAAACAATTTATATTGGTTTTATCTGATATAGATGATTTTAAAAAAGCAAATGATTTTTATGGACACAATGTTGGTGATTCTATATTAGTTCATATTTCTAGTTTATTAAAAAATATATTAAGAGAAGATGATTTTTTGTGTAGATGGGGAGGCGAAGAGTTTTTGATAATTATGCTAGACATAGATAAAAACAGTGCTTTAAATGTCATAAAACGAGCTAAAAATATTCTAAATACCACATTCGTAAAGCATGGTGATTATGAGATAAAAACAACGATGACATTTGGTGCTGTTTATCATGATAAAGATGAAGAATTTGATATAGAGACTATGATTAAAAAAGCTGATGATTTGATGTACAAGGGCAAAAAAACCGGTAAAAATAAGATACTGCATGATTTCAAATAG
- the sodB gene encoding superoxide dismutase [Fe]: MFKLRDLPFDSKSNLVVSEKTCEYHHGKHHATYVANLNNLIKDTEFANSSFYEILVGAKGGLYNNVAQVYNHDFYWDCIAKKSEMSDEFKTALQAEFPNFKEDFVKAATTLFGSGWAWLVFDPKTSKLEIVQTSNAATPVNDEKVPVLVVDVWEHAYYIDNFNARPKYLETFFENINWEFVSEAYEWAKKEGLGSVQHYTQKIHG, translated from the coding sequence ATGTTTAAATTAAGAGATTTACCATTTGATTCAAAATCAAATCTTGTTGTTAGTGAAAAAACCTGTGAATACCATCACGGTAAGCACCATGCTACATATGTAGCTAATCTAAATAATCTTATAAAAGATACAGAATTTGCAAATTCATCTTTTTATGAGATCTTGGTTGGTGCAAAAGGTGGCCTTTATAACAATGTTGCACAAGTTTATAATCATGATTTTTATTGGGATTGTATAGCTAAAAAAAGTGAAATGAGTGATGAGTTTAAAACAGCTTTGCAAGCAGAATTCCCTAACTTTAAGGAAGACTTTGTAAAAGCAGCTACTACACTTTTTGGTTCTGGTTGGGCTTGGCTTGTGTTTGATCCAAAAACTTCTAAATTAGAAATCGTTCAAACATCAAATGCAGCAACTCCTGTAAATGATGAAAAAGTTCCTGTTTTGGTTGTTGATGTTTGGGAACATGCTTATTATATAGATAACTTTAATGCTCGTCCAAAATATCTAGAAACATTCTTTGAAAATATAAACTGGGAATTTGTCTCAGAAGCTTATGAGTGGGCTAAAAAAGAAGGTTTAGGTTCAGTACAACACTACACTCAAAAAATCCACGGTTAA
- the nfo gene encoding deoxyribonuclease IV — MKYIGAHVSASGGVENAPLNAAKIGADAFALFVKNQRQWTAADLSEKSIVTFKQNCEKANIKPEHILPHDSYLINLGHFDDEKREKSFNAFLDEIKRVHLLGLKLLNFHPGSHLKEISEKECLDNIVKCLNLALQETRDVKLVIENTAGQGSNLGYKFEHLAYLIENVIDKTRIGVCIDTCHLFAAGYDIRDEKSYNKTMKEFDDIIGYEFLSAMHINDSKFDINSRKDRHESLGKGFLGLNAFKNIMNDEKIDDIPLILETIDDSIWDKEIEILRNFTRRNDV; from the coding sequence ATGAAATATATAGGTGCTCATGTTAGTGCTAGCGGTGGAGTTGAGAATGCACCACTTAATGCAGCAAAAATAGGAGCTGATGCTTTTGCACTTTTTGTTAAAAATCAAAGGCAATGGACTGCGGCTGATTTATCAGAAAAAAGCATTGTGACTTTTAAACAAAATTGTGAAAAAGCAAATATTAAGCCAGAACATATACTCCCTCATGATAGCTATCTTATAAATTTAGGTCATTTTGATGATGAAAAAAGAGAAAAATCTTTTAATGCTTTTTTGGATGAGATAAAAAGAGTTCATCTGCTTGGATTAAAACTTTTAAATTTTCATCCAGGGTCTCATCTAAAAGAGATAAGTGAAAAAGAGTGTTTAGATAATATTGTAAAATGTTTAAATTTAGCCCTACAAGAGACTAGAGATGTTAAGCTTGTTATAGAAAATACAGCAGGACAAGGGTCAAATTTAGGCTATAAATTTGAACATCTTGCCTATTTGATAGAAAATGTTATTGATAAAACTAGAATAGGTGTGTGTATAGACACATGTCATCTTTTTGCGGCTGGTTATGATATAAGAGATGAAAAATCATACAATAAAACAATGAAAGAATTCGATGATATTATAGGATATGAGTTTTTATCCGCAATGCATATTAATGATTCTAAATTTGATATTAATTCAAGAAAAGATAGACACGAAAGTCTTGGCAAAGGATTTTTGGGTTTAAATGCCTTTAAAAATATTATGAATGATGAAAAAATAGATGATATT